The region ATTCATTCCGTTGGTATGAGTTGGTTGGCAAGGCAAAGTCTTGGGGTGTTCTACACCGCAGCGCCCGTTTCCGGATTGCCGGGGCGGGTTTGCCAGCCCAGGTCCGGCAGAGAGACAATGCGGTTGCCTCTGAGGTCGTTGGCGCAGACGAGGAAGCCGTTTTCTTCCATATAGGTCAGAAGCCACCGGGCCCGACCGGTAGAGCGGGTGCCATAGGCTGTGGCGATATCCAGATTGGACGGGCAGGGCTCATTCTGCACAGCCGCACGTGCCAGAAGCAGAAAGACGCCGCGCATGTCATCAGGCAACTGGGATGCGATGAGCGTGGCCTGTGACCAGTCTTCTTCCTGCACTTCTTCGGTTGCAACACCAGCACGGGCCACCGACAGAAGCTCGCGGAAGGCAGGCAGTTCCGGCGGGCGCGTGATCTTTTTGATGCGGCAGCGAACCTGAAAATCCTGATAGAGCACGGAAACCGGCTGATAGGCGGCTTCCGGGTCTTCCAGCATATCAGCCAGAATACCGTCAAGCGCCTGGTCCCGCTCTTCAAGCGACATACCATCTTCGATGAACAGATCTTCCCGTGGGGCCGGTTCGGGCTTGCTGGCGGCCAGTTGCTGCATCACCTGATTGGGATCCACCTGCACCGGAGCCGGTTTGTGAATGGGCGGTGGCATCGTGGTGACATCGGCAGAAAACAGCAGGTCTTCCATGGCCTCGGCTGCAGGCTGCTCGGGCAGGGGCATCAGCTTGGGGCTGAAGCCGGTGCCGCTGGTTTTGACTGCGCCAATGGTCACCTGCAGCGGACGGCGGCTGAGAGCCGGGCCAAGGGCAACAAACTGACCGCGGTCCAGATTGCGGAAGATCTCCGCCTGCCGTCGTTCCATACCCAAAAGGTCAGAGGCGCGGGCCATATCGATATCAAGAAAGGTCCGACCCATGAGGAAGTTTGAGGCTTCAGCGGCTACGTTCTTGGCCAACTTGGCAAGGCGCTGGGTGGCGATAATCCCGGCCAGACCACGCTTGCGCCCGCGGCACATCAGATTGGTCATCGCACCAAGAGAAGCGCGGCGGGCTTCTTCGGTGAACTCGCCGGATGCGACCGGTGCAAACAATTGCGCCTCATCGACAATCACCAGCATGGGATACCAGACAGAGCGATCCACTTCGAACAGGCCGTTGAGAAAGGCGCCCGCCGCTTTCATCTGCTTGTCCACGTCCAGCCCTTCCAGATTGAACACCACAGAAACCCGGTGCTGACGCACGCGGGCGGCGATCATCTGCAGGTCACGCTCGGTCCCGTTTGCATCCACCACCACATGGCCGAATTCCTCAGCCAGGCTGACAAAATCACCCTCCGGGTCAATAACAGCCTGCTGAACCCAGGGGGCACTCTGTTCAAGAACCCGGCGCAACAGATGTGACTTGCCCGAGCCCGAATTGCCCTGCACCAGCAGGCGGGTGGCCAGCAGTTCTTCCAGATCCATATGAACCGGCATTCCAGAGCCTTGGCCCGAATTTTGGCCCAAGCTTTGGCCCGTTTTCTGGACGCCGAGGTCAATTTGAACGGTCATGCGCGGATGGTCACAGTCTCATAAATGGAAAGATGGATGGGATTCGATCTTGTGGAAAAGGCCCTCGTGCATAGCAGGTGTGAGCCAAGCCCCGCAAGCCATATGGAAAAGGCTGTGAATAGTGGGTATCGCTTATGAAGTTCGGGGTTTCCGCCGCTTTTCCGCCAGGTCCAGCGTATACCGGGCGAGGTCATCCATCAGCGCCTTGGCGGAAGGCGCGTCGCGGTCAGAGAGAGCTGCGATCAGGTTGTCATGCAGGTCAGCCATGCGGGTGCGATCGCGCATCCGGTAGGTGAGCATGTTCATCAGTGGCAGCATCGCCTCAATAGCCCCCGCCATCTGGAAAGCCAGAACCGGATTGCCGGTCGCTTCTGCAATGGCCCGGTGAAACCGCACGTCGGATGAGCAGAAATCCTCGTCTGTCAGATTCTTGTCCCGCTGGCGGGCTGCTTCCGAGCGCATCAGGGCAAGATGCTCCTCGCTACGGCGTTCAGCAGCCAGAGGGAGGCATGATGCTTCAAGAGTAAACCGGGCCTCAATCACAGCTTCAAACGGAATATCGTTCATGCCGATCAGAAGTGTGTTTGTGGTGACCAGCGCATCATGCGCTTCCGACCAGCTCAGCCGGTTGACGAATGCTCCACCCGTCGGGCCACGCTGGGTGCGGATGAGATTCTGGGCAGCCAGCCGCTTGAGGGCTTCCCGGACTGTAGGCCGTGAGACGCCAAAGCGCTCGGCCAGCTCTGTTTCGCTCGGCAGACGCTCATCAACAATCAGATGGCCTTTCAGAATAGCATCGCGAATGGCGTCAGCAATCTGGGTCGAAAGCGCGTCCCGTTTCAGATTGTTGTAGGATATGACCATCCAGTCCCGGCCTTCTTCATGCATCCTTGGTCTAAGTCTCTATTTGTCAGACAAATAAACATTTGACAAGTGCCATTAGGCTGCGATCTATTCCCGGCATCAAAATCGGGGCGGCTCTCGGAGCTCGCCAGAGCTTTAAAATGATTGTGGCGCGCGTTCCTGTTCGAAACATCGGATAATGTTTCGGGAGCACGCTGTTAAAAGGGATCAGCATCATGGCGTTCAATGCACTGGTTGTTGAAAAGAATGACGAAGGCAAGACATCCGCATCAGTCGAGCAGATCGATGAGGCGCGTCTGCCGGAGGGAGATGTAACGGTGGCGGTGGAGTATTCCACGGTCAACTACAAGGACGGCCTGTGCATTGGCCCGGGTGGCGGTCTGGTGCGCAACTACCCGCATGTGCCGGGTATCGACTTTGCCGGAACCGTGGAAAGCTCTGATGATGATCGCTACAAGCCAGGCGACAAGGTGGTGCTGACCGGCTGGCGTGTGGGCGAAGTCTGGTGGGGTGGTTATGCGCAGAAGGCGCGAGTCAAGGCCGATTGGCTGGTGCCGCTGCCAGATGGGATCTCCACCCGCAATGCCATGGCCGTGGGAACTGCTGGTTTCACTTCCATGCTCGCTGTCATGGCTCTGGAGAGCCGTGGCCTGAAGGCCTCTGACGGTCCGGTTCTGGTTACCGGTGCTGCCGGTGGTGTTGGTTCTGTTGCGACCGCTATCCTCGCCAATCTCGGTTATGAGGTTGCCGGTGTAACCGGTCGCCCGGAAACGGCCGACTATCTCAAATCCCTCGGTGCAACCCAGATTGTGGCCCGCGAAGAGATCAATGAAGCGGTTAAACGTCCACTTGAAGCCGAAGCATGGGCAGGCTGCGTGGACGCTGTGGGTGGCGAAATGCTGGCGCGCGTTCTTGGGCAGATGAAATATGGTGCCTCGGTTGCTGCAGTCGGCCTTGCCGGTGGCGCTACTTTCCCAGGTACGGTCATCCCGTTCCTGCTGCGCGGCGTCAATCTGCTCGGCATCGACAGTGTTATGCGTCCCTATGAGGACCGCGTGGAAGCCTGGAAACGGATTGCCTCTGATCTGCCGATGGACAAGCTCGAATCGATGATCGAACCGGCAACCCTGTCCGATTTGCCGGATCTGGGACGAGCAATCCTGAAAGGCCAGGTCAAAGGACGTGTTGTTGTCGACGTGAATGCCTGATTTCCGTCAAAATATCTGATGACAGAGAAAGGGCTGGCACATTGTGTCAGCCCTTTTGCGTAAGTAGTCGTCCGATGTGGTAAAATGTCATATATGGCAAGGGGTTATTAGACCTAAGTCGGTACCTCTCTGTTAAGCTGTTGCTAACCATGGGTGCACAAGGATACCGCCAGATTCCATGGCAGTTAGGTATCCCCCATGTTCAGAGCACATCGCGCATCACAATCTGTGTCCAACTTTCACGAAGGCTATGGTGATGCCGGCAATGAGGCATTCCATTCTGTTTTGGCACAGTGCCTTTCAGACATTCTGGCTGGTCAGAGGCCGGACTGCAGCGGCCTGCCGACAGACATCGCAGGACCGGTGCAGAACCTTGCACAAGCCGTAGCTGATCGTGATGAGATTGATCTGGTCACACTGGTGGAGTTTTCGACCCAGGCCAGTGAGTCCATGGCTGCCGTATCTCGGATCACCGGTGACATCAGGGAAATTGACAGCAATGCCCAGACCATGGCTGCAGCCATTGAAGAGCTGGATGCCTCCATTCACCAGATCTCGCAGACCGCACAGGATTCGTCGCATGTCATGCAGGAAGCCAGCCAGCTGGTCTCGCAAGGGGCCGAGCATGTGCGGAACACCACTGAAGCAACCCAGGCAACAGCTGATGCGATGAGTTCGGCAGTGGATGAAGCAGAGAGGGTGGTTGATGCGGTCAACCAGATTTCCACATTCATCGGTACGATTGACGGGATTGCCCGCCAGACCAATCTGCTGGCTCTAAATGCGACAATTGAAGCGGCCCGGTCTGGAGAGGCAGGCAAGGGCTTCGCTGTTGTGGCCTCAGAGGTCAAAAACCTCTCGAGCGAGACACAGAAGGCAACTGAGGATATCGGAACTCTGATCGAAGGGCTTGAAGCCGTCGTCGGGAAACTGGTTCAATCGGTCGATGCGGCACGGTCATCGGTGGAGACTGCGGGTACATCAACACAGAAGGCGGATCAGGACATTTCATCCGTCCGCGAGATCGTCAGCACGAATGCTACGAATATGGATATGATCGCCAATGTGCTGTCGGATCAGTCCGGTGCCACTCAGGAGCTCTCACGAGGTGTGACAAAGGTTGCGGAAGGAACCGCAGTTGCTGCAGGTCGGGCCAATCAGGTTATCGACGCGGTTCGCCAGTCAGAAGCGCTTATCGAGCGCAAGTTTGCCACTCTGGATGGCCGACCCATCAAGGATTATGTGCTGCATCGTGCCAAGTCAGACCACATCCTCTGGAAAAAGCGCTTGTCTGAAATGCTGGTTGGGCTGAACAATCTGACGGCTGATGAACTGGCCGACCATCATTCCTGTCGTATGGGGAAATGGTACGACAAGGTGGAGGATCCGACCATCAAGGCGCATCCGGCATTCCGGTCACTTGAAACACCACATGCTGCAGTCCACAAGTTCGGTAAACAGGCGGCTTTGGCTTTCGCCCAGGGCGACAGGGAAAAAGCTTATGAGCTTGTGGCCAAAATGGAAGAATCATCCGTTGATGTTGTGCGGCTGCTCGATACGCTGCTGAAGCGATAGATGTGTTCAGAGTGCGGATGCATCAGTCTCTGATGTGGTGATGAACTCATATCGGTTGCGGCCGTGGTTCTTGGCCTGATACATGGCTTTGTCGGGCAGGGTGAACACGCCCTGTTTCAGATGCCCTGAATTGGCAAAACAATGGATGCCGATACTGGCACCGATGGTCAGTTCCAGGCCCTGGAAGGCAATTGGCTTGTTGATGAGCGAGATGACCTGCTCTGCCAGCCTGCAGCATGAGGCGGTAGAGGGATCGGAGCGCACAAGGATCATGAATTCATCCCCGGCAATACGGGCGACAAAATCATCCTGAACCAGATTCTCTTTCAGGCGCGTTGCAATAGTCTGAAGAACCTGATCGCCCGCCACGTGGCCATGGGTGTCGTTGATAAGCTTGAAGCCATCCAGATCAATCTGCAGGGCGCTGACGGGCGTGTCTGCAGAACCGTTGCCATTGCCCATCTTGTCGATGAAGGTTTCCAGATAGCGGCGATTGGGAATGCCGGTCAGACTGTCATGATGGGCGTTGTGCTCAATCATCTGATAAGTGTCGAGCAGC is a window of Coralliovum pocilloporae DNA encoding:
- a CDS encoding FadR/GntR family transcriptional regulator → MHEEGRDWMVISYNNLKRDALSTQIADAIRDAILKGHLIVDERLPSETELAERFGVSRPTVREALKRLAAQNLIRTQRGPTGGAFVNRLSWSEAHDALVTTNTLLIGMNDIPFEAVIEARFTLEASCLPLAAERRSEEHLALMRSEAARQRDKNLTDEDFCSSDVRFHRAIAEATGNPVLAFQMAGAIEAMLPLMNMLTYRMRDRTRMADLHDNLIAALSDRDAPSAKALMDDLARYTLDLAEKRRKPRTS
- a CDS encoding helicase HerA domain-containing protein, yielding MTVQIDLGVQKTGQSLGQNSGQGSGMPVHMDLEELLATRLLVQGNSGSGKSHLLRRVLEQSAPWVQQAVIDPEGDFVSLAEEFGHVVVDANGTERDLQMIAARVRQHRVSVVFNLEGLDVDKQMKAAGAFLNGLFEVDRSVWYPMLVIVDEAQLFAPVASGEFTEEARRASLGAMTNLMCRGRKRGLAGIIATQRLAKLAKNVAAEASNFLMGRTFLDIDMARASDLLGMERRQAEIFRNLDRGQFVALGPALSRRPLQVTIGAVKTSGTGFSPKLMPLPEQPAAEAMEDLLFSADVTTMPPPIHKPAPVQVDPNQVMQQLAASKPEPAPREDLFIEDGMSLEERDQALDGILADMLEDPEAAYQPVSVLYQDFQVRCRIKKITRPPELPAFRELLSVARAGVATEEVQEEDWSQATLIASQLPDDMRGVFLLLARAAVQNEPCPSNLDIATAYGTRSTGRARWLLTYMEENGFLVCANDLRGNRIVSLPDLGWQTRPGNPETGAAV
- the acuI gene encoding acryloyl-CoA reductase — its product is MAFNALVVEKNDEGKTSASVEQIDEARLPEGDVTVAVEYSTVNYKDGLCIGPGGGLVRNYPHVPGIDFAGTVESSDDDRYKPGDKVVLTGWRVGEVWWGGYAQKARVKADWLVPLPDGISTRNAMAVGTAGFTSMLAVMALESRGLKASDGPVLVTGAAGGVGSVATAILANLGYEVAGVTGRPETADYLKSLGATQIVAREEINEAVKRPLEAEAWAGCVDAVGGEMLARVLGQMKYGASVAAVGLAGGATFPGTVIPFLLRGVNLLGIDSVMRPYEDRVEAWKRIASDLPMDKLESMIEPATLSDLPDLGRAILKGQVKGRVVVDVNA
- a CDS encoding methyl-accepting chemotaxis protein, which encodes MFRAHRASQSVSNFHEGYGDAGNEAFHSVLAQCLSDILAGQRPDCSGLPTDIAGPVQNLAQAVADRDEIDLVTLVEFSTQASESMAAVSRITGDIREIDSNAQTMAAAIEELDASIHQISQTAQDSSHVMQEASQLVSQGAEHVRNTTEATQATADAMSSAVDEAERVVDAVNQISTFIGTIDGIARQTNLLALNATIEAARSGEAGKGFAVVASEVKNLSSETQKATEDIGTLIEGLEAVVGKLVQSVDAARSSVETAGTSTQKADQDISSVREIVSTNATNMDMIANVLSDQSGATQELSRGVTKVAEGTAVAAGRANQVIDAVRQSEALIERKFATLDGRPIKDYVLHRAKSDHILWKKRLSEMLVGLNNLTADELADHHSCRMGKWYDKVEDPTIKAHPAFRSLETPHAAVHKFGKQAALAFAQGDREKAYELVAKMEESSVDVVRLLDTLLKR